From the genome of Blautia pseudococcoides, one region includes:
- a CDS encoding transketolase, whose translation MNKLELQKTANEVRKGIVTAVHSAKAGHPGGSLSAADLFTYLYFQEMNIDPKEPKKADRDRFVLSKGHTAPGLYSTLAQRGYFPVEDLKTLRHLGSYLQGHPDMKHIPGVDMSSGSLGQGISAAVGMALSAKMDGADYRVYTLLGDGEIQEGQVWEASMFAGFRKLDNLVVVVDNNGLQIDGSIEDVCSPYPIDKKFEAFNFHVINVADGNDFDQLDAAFQEARETKGMPTAIIMKTVKGKGVSFMENSAGWHGKAPNDAEYEIAMADLEKAGEALCQK comes from the coding sequence ATGAACAAGTTAGAACTTCAGAAGACGGCTAACGAAGTCCGCAAAGGCATCGTGACTGCTGTCCATTCCGCAAAAGCCGGACATCCGGGCGGCTCATTATCAGCAGCAGATTTATTTACTTATCTGTATTTCCAGGAGATGAATATTGACCCAAAAGAGCCAAAGAAGGCAGACCGTGACCGTTTTGTGCTCTCGAAAGGGCACACAGCGCCGGGCCTTTATTCCACTCTGGCACAGAGAGGATATTTTCCGGTGGAAGATTTGAAGACTCTGCGCCATCTTGGTTCTTACCTGCAGGGGCATCCGGATATGAAACATATCCCGGGCGTTGATATGTCCAGCGGTTCCCTGGGACAGGGTATCTCCGCAGCAGTAGGCATGGCATTGTCCGCTAAGATGGACGGCGCGGATTACCGTGTTTATACACTGCTTGGTGACGGTGAGATCCAGGAGGGCCAGGTCTGGGAAGCCTCTATGTTTGCCGGATTCAGAAAACTGGACAACCTGGTAGTGGTTGTGGACAACAATGGACTTCAGATTGACGGAAGCATTGAAGATGTTTGTTCTCCGTACCCGATTGACAAAAAATTTGAAGCATTTAACTTCCATGTGATCAATGTTGCGGACGGCAATGACTTTGACCAGCTTGATGCAGCGTTTCAGGAAGCAAGAGAGACAAAAGGAATGCCCACTGCCATTATCATGAAGACCGTGAAAGGCAAAGGGGTTTCCTTTATGGAGAATTCTGCCGGATGGCATGGAAAAGCTCCCAATGATGCAGAATATGAAATCGCTATGGCAGATTTGGAAAAGGCAGGTGAAGCATTATGTCAGAAGTAA